A stretch of the Macaca mulatta isolate MMU2019108-1 chromosome 16, T2T-MMU8v2.0, whole genome shotgun sequence genome encodes the following:
- the SCPEP1 gene encoding retinoid-inducible serine carboxypeptidase isoform X2: MWKLDAFPRKLMCVQTLSVLWLLRLQAASLLFVDNPVGTGFSYVNGSGAYAKDLATVASDMMVLLKTFFDCHKEFQTVPFYIFSESYGGKMAAGIGLELYKAVQQGTIKCNFSGVALGDSWISPVDSVLSWGPYLYSMSLLEDKGLAEVSEVAEQVLSAVNKGLYREATELWGKAEMIIERVKRGQTQRPACLAFSETGFHHVAQAGLELRTSGDPPTSASQSAGITVRLCQRHVRHLQQDALSQLMNGPIRKKLKIIPEDQSWGGQATNVFVNMEEDFMKPVISIVDKLLKAGINVTVYNGQLDLIVDTMGQEAWLRKLKWPELPKFSQLKWKALHSDPKSLETSAFVKSHKNLAFYWILKAGHMVPSDQGDMALKMMRLVTQQE; this comes from the exons ATGTGGAAATTGGATGCATTTCCAAGAAAACTGATGTGTGTCCAGACTTTGAGTGTCCTCTGGCTTCTTCGA CTCCAGGCCGCCAGTCTCCTATTTGTGGATAATCCTGTGGGCACTGGGTTCAGTTACGTGAATGGTAGTGGTGCCTATGCCAAGGACCTAGCTACGGTGGCCTCAGACATGATGGTTCTCCTGAAGACCTTCTTCGATTGCCACAAAGAATTCCAG ACAGTTCCATTCTACATTTTCTCAGAGTCCTATGGAGGAAAAATGGCAGCTGGCATTGGTCTAGAGCTTTATAAG GCTGTTCAGCAAGGGACCATCAAGTGCAACTTTTCCGGGGTTGCCTTGGGCGATTCCTGGATCTCCCCTGTTG ATTCGGTGCTCTCCTGGGGACCTTACCTGTACAGCATG TCTCTTCTCGAAGACAAAGGTCTGGCAGAAGTGTCCGAGGTTGCAGAGCAAGTCCTGAGTGCCGTAAATAAGGGGCTCTACAGAGAGGCCACAGAGCTGTGGGGGAAAGCAGAAATGATCATTGAACGGGTAAAAAGGGGACAAACTCAGAGGCCAGCATGCTTGGCTTTTTCTG agacagggtttcaccatgttgcccaggctggtcttgaactccggacctcaggtgatccacccacctcagcctcccaaagtgctgggattacag TTCGTCTTTGTCAGCGCCACGTGAGACACCTACAACAAGACGCCCTAAGCCAGCTCATGAATGGCCCCATCAGAAAGAAGCTCAAAATTATTCCTGAGGATCAATCCTGGGGAG GCCAGGCTACCAACGTCTTTGTGAACATGGAGGAGGACTTCAtgaagccagtcattagcattgtggACAAGTTGCTGAAGGCAGGGATCAACGTGACCGTGTATAATGGACAGCTTGATCTCATCGTAGATACCATGG GTCAGGAGGCCTGGCTGCGGAAACTGAAGTGGCCAGAACTGCCTAAATTCAGTCAGCTGAAGTGGAAGGCCCTGCACAGTGACCCTAAATCTTTGGAAACGTCTGCTTTTGTTAAGTCCCACAAGAACCTGGCTTTCTACTGGATTCTGAAAGCTGGTCACATG GTTCCTTCTGACCAAGGGGACATGGCTCTGAAGATGATGAGACTGGTGACTCAGCAAGAATAG
- the SCPEP1 gene encoding retinoid-inducible serine carboxypeptidase isoform X3 — protein MWKLDAFPRKLMCVQTLSVLWLLRLQAASLLFVDNPVGTGFSYVNGSGAYAKDLATVASDMMVLLKTFFDCHKEFQTVPFYIFSESYGGKMAAGIGLELYKAVQQGTIKCNFSGVALGDSWISPVDSVLSWGPYLYSMSLLEDKGLAEVSEVAEQVLSAVNKGLYREATELWGKAEMIIERNTDGVNFYNILTKSTPTSTVESSLEFTQSHLVRLCQRHVRHLQQDALSQLMNGPIRKKLKIIPEDQSWGGQATNVFVNMEEDFMKPVISIVDKLLKAGINVTVYNGQLDLIVDTMGQEAWLRKLKWPELPKFSQLKWKALHSDPKSLETSAFVKSHKNLAFYWILKAGHMVPSDQGDMALKMMRLVTQQE, from the exons ATGTGGAAATTGGATGCATTTCCAAGAAAACTGATGTGTGTCCAGACTTTGAGTGTCCTCTGGCTTCTTCGA CTCCAGGCCGCCAGTCTCCTATTTGTGGATAATCCTGTGGGCACTGGGTTCAGTTACGTGAATGGTAGTGGTGCCTATGCCAAGGACCTAGCTACGGTGGCCTCAGACATGATGGTTCTCCTGAAGACCTTCTTCGATTGCCACAAAGAATTCCAG ACAGTTCCATTCTACATTTTCTCAGAGTCCTATGGAGGAAAAATGGCAGCTGGCATTGGTCTAGAGCTTTATAAG GCTGTTCAGCAAGGGACCATCAAGTGCAACTTTTCCGGGGTTGCCTTGGGCGATTCCTGGATCTCCCCTGTTG ATTCGGTGCTCTCCTGGGGACCTTACCTGTACAGCATG TCTCTTCTCGAAGACAAAGGTCTGGCAGAAGTGTCCGAGGTTGCAGAGCAAGTCCTGAGTGCCGTAAATAAGGGGCTCTACAGAGAGGCCACAGAGCTGTGGGGGAAAGCAGAAATGATCATTGAACGG AACACAGACGGGGTGAACTTCTATAACATCTTAACTAAAAGCACTCCCACGTCTACAGTGGAGTCGAGTCTAGAATTCACACAGAGCCACCTAG TTCGTCTTTGTCAGCGCCACGTGAGACACCTACAACAAGACGCCCTAAGCCAGCTCATGAATGGCCCCATCAGAAAGAAGCTCAAAATTATTCCTGAGGATCAATCCTGGGGAG GCCAGGCTACCAACGTCTTTGTGAACATGGAGGAGGACTTCAtgaagccagtcattagcattgtggACAAGTTGCTGAAGGCAGGGATCAACGTGACCGTGTATAATGGACAGCTTGATCTCATCGTAGATACCATGG GTCAGGAGGCCTGGCTGCGGAAACTGAAGTGGCCAGAACTGCCTAAATTCAGTCAGCTGAAGTGGAAGGCCCTGCACAGTGACCCTAAATCTTTGGAAACGTCTGCTTTTGTTAAGTCCCACAAGAACCTGGCTTTCTACTGGATTCTGAAAGCTGGTCACATG GTTCCTTCTGACCAAGGGGACATGGCTCTGAAGATGATGAGACTGGTGACTCAGCAAGAATAG